The Amblyomma americanum isolate KBUSLIRL-KWMA chromosome 3, ASM5285725v1, whole genome shotgun sequence genome window below encodes:
- the LOC144123621 gene encoding arg8-vasotocin receptor-like translates to MLVLSLLGNVVVCCRLLTSRRKRLLKAQVLFLNLALADLLVTLVTMNSQLLWEMMDRVWIAGDIFCRLFKVLQTYALVSSTYMLVGIAVDRHFAICNPLAPAPKPLSLAAACWLISLAPSLPNLFVFRLVAVRDKHYCASIFYIYPDYVPVRRVYMAFVFAAVFLLPLFALVALYAHVLLRMWKMATCSPEPFNTHAVVPRVESTRNTLPKVRVRTLKMAVVISVAFLVTNLPYMVQEMLLAFAQHVSLGEHTVAVFGVMSASNSAINPYIYLAFNGGAGSAMCDARMRGMWRRLTRSSECKRTTVTFRSQRSTLRTASKKRMPATGRQPPQNDREKRENKESAEENC, encoded by the coding sequence ATGCTCGTCCTCTCTCTTTTGGGCAACGtggtggtctgctgccggctccTGACGTCGCGACGGAAAAGGCTGCTGAAGGCGCAGGTGCTTTTCTTGAACTTGGCCCTTGCAGACCTGCTCGTCACCCTCGTCACCATGAACTCTCAACTGCTGTGGGAGATGATGGACCGCGTGTGGATCGCCGGCGACATTTTCTGCCGGCTGTTCAAGGTATTGCAGACTTACGCGCTGGtgtcctccacgtacatgctggTGGGAATCGCGGTGGACCGCCACTTCGCCATCTGCAACCCGCTGGCGCCAGCGCCAAAACCACTCTCGCTGGCCGCTGCATGCTGGCTCATTTCTCTCGCTCCGTCCCTGCCAAACCTGTTCGTGTTCCGCCTTGTAGCCGTGCGGGACAAGCACTACTGTGCCTCCATCTTCTACATCTATCCGGACTACGTACCAGTACGGCGGGTTTACATGGCGTTCGTTTTCGCGGCCGTGTTCTTGTTGCCGCTTTTTGCACTTGTTGCCCTGTACGCTCACGTGTTGCTTCGAATGTGGAAAATGGCCACATGCTCGCCAGAGCCGTTCAACACACACGCAGTGGTGCCGAGGGTTGAGAGCACCCGCAATACGCTGCCGAAGGTGCGCGTGCGAACGCTGAAGATGGCTGTGGTGATTTCCGTGGCGTTTCTGGTTACCAACCTGCCCTACATGGTACAAGAGATGTTGCTGGCTTTCGCGCAACATGTTTCCTTGGGAGAGCACACGGTGGCAGTGTTCGGCGTCATGTCTGCCTCTAACAGCGCCATCAATCCGTACATTTATCTAGCCTTCAACGGTGGTGCAGGATCCGCAATGTGCGACGCACGCATGCGCGGTATGTGGCGCCGCCTAACGCGTTCCTCGGAGTGCAAACGGACTACTGTCACGTTCCGTTCCCAACGGTCGACTTTGAGAACTGCAAGCAAGAAACGAATGCCGGCGACAGGAAGGCAGCCACCTCAAAATGACCGCGAGAAACGCGAAAACAAGGAGAGTGCTGAGGAAAATTGCTGA